In Bradyrhizobium sp. WD16, the genomic stretch GATGATCAAGGTGGCGGCGCCCAACATGGCGCTCAAGATCATCGACGACGCCATTCAGGCCTTCGGCGGCGCCGGCGTGTCCGACGAGGCGGGCCTCGCCAAGGCCTATGCCAATATCCGCACGCTTCGTCTTGCGGATGGCCCGGACGAGGTGCACAACCGCGCCATCGCCCGCATGGAGACGCGCAAATACGCCAATGCGCCGACCAGCCACTGACGGGCCAAGGCAAGGTAAGACGGAGTTCTGGCATGGGTCTCGGCGTCAGGGACGACGCGGATTTCTCCGGCACCAAGCCGGTCGAGGAACGCCATCGCATCGACGAGGCGAGCCTCGACCGCTGGATGGCCGGTCATGTGGAGGGCTATGCCGGGCCGCTGACTGTGTCGCAGTTCAAGGGCGGCCAGTCCAATCCGACCTATCGCCTCGACACGCCGCAGCGCGCCTATGTGATGCGGCGCAAGCCGTTCGGCAAGTTGCTGCCGTCGGCCCATGCGGTGGACCGCGAGTTCCGCGTCATCGATGCGCTCTACAAGCAGGGCTTTCCGGTGGCGAAGGCCTACGCCCTGTGCATGGACGAGGCCGTGATCGGCGCGACCTTCTACATCATGTCGATGGAGGAGGGCCGCGTGTTCTGGAATCCGACCTTGCCGAACCAGGCTCCGGAGGAGCGTCGCGCCATCTTCACCAACAAGATCGAGACCCTGGCGCGGCTTCACCAATACGATCCGGCTGCGATCGGCCTTGCCGATTTCGGCAAACCGGGCAACTATTTCGCCCGGCAGGTCGAACGCTGGACGAGGCAGTACAGGGCGTCCGAGACCGATCTCATTCCCGAAATGGAGAAGTTGATTGAATGGCTGCCGCGCACCGTGCCGGAGCAGGAGCGGGTTTCGGTCGTTCATGGTGACTATCGTCTCGACAACATGATCTTTCATCCCACCGAGCCACGGGTCATTGCGGTGCTGGATTGGGAACTGTCGACGCTGGGCGATCCGCTCGCCGACTTCACTTATCTGTTGATGCAGTGGGTGATGCCCGGGCTCGACGCCGTCGATCTGCGGTCGCTGAATATTCCGACCATGGCGGAGGCCGAGGCGATTTATTGCAAGGCCACCGGCCGGCCGGGTGTGGCAAATCTCGACTGGTATTTCGCCTATAACCTGTTCCGCCTCGCCGGCATCGTCCAGGGCATTGCCGCCCGAATCCGCGACGGCACCGCTGCCAACGCCCGGGCGGCGGAATCGGCTGCGCGCCGCATTCCACTGGCGCAGGCGGCGTGGACGTTCGCGCGCAAGGCGGGCGCGGAGTGAACTGCGCCGCCGCGGTCCGCGGCGGCTCTTGCGCAGTCGTTATCCATCTCGACAGAGAGAGTGAATGCCATGGCTCGGCTCGAAGGCAAATCCGTCATCATCACCGGCGCGGGCAGCGGCATCGGCCGCGCCGCTGCGCTGCTGTTCTGCAAGGAAGGCTCGCGACTGATCGCGGTCGATCGCAGCGAGGCCGTCAAGGATACCGTCGATCAGGTGCGTCGATCGGGCGGCACCGCCGAGGCCGTGGTCGCCGATGCCGGTTCTGAAGCCGACGTCGCCGGCTTCATCGACAGGGCGATTGCGATCTATGGCCGGCTTGACGGTATCTGGGCCAATGCCGGCGTCAGCGGCGGCCTCAAGCCGCTCGCCGAGCAGACGCCGGAGCATTGGCAGGAGATCCTGCGCATCAATCTGATCGGGCCGTTCCTGGCAGTGAAGCACGCCAGTCCACATCTGGTGAAGCAGGGCCACGGCGCAATCGTCTGCACCGCCTCGGTGGCCGGGCTGAAATCCGGAGCCAGCGGACATCCTTATGCGGCCAGCAAGGCCGGCGTCATCAGCCTGGTGCAGACCACCGCCTATTCGCTGTCGGGCACCGGGGTGCGCATCAACGCCGTCTGCCCCGGCCTGATCGAGACTGGCATGACCAAGCCGATCTTCGAAAGTGCCAAGGAGTGCGGCACCGAAAGCAAGATCGGTCAGCTCAATCCGCTCAAGCGCGCCGGTCAGCCGCATGAGATCGCCGCCATGGGCCTGTTCCTGATCAGCGACGAGGCATCTTACGTCAACGGCCAGGCCTTCCCGGTCGACGGTGGGCTCACTGCCTCGATGCCTTATACCGGCAAGCCGATCTGACCATGTCGGGACCGCTGCCGCGCTCGACCGCTGGCATTCCGCATCCTTCGGCCGGCGTTGAGATCACCCGCTGGTGGTGGGTGCGGCACGCGCCGGTGCGCGAGGACGACGGTCGTATTTACGGCCAGAAGGATCTCAATTGCGACTGCAGCGACACGGCGGTGTTCGCCGCGATGGCGCGCATCCTGCCCAGGGACGCGGTGTGGTATGCGAGCCATCTCAGGCGCACCCACCAGACCGCGCAGGCGATCTGGACCGCCGGCCTGCCGCCGCCCGAAGCGCTGCATCAGGAGCGCGCCTTCGCCGAGCAGGATCTCGGCGAATGGCAGGGGCGCAACCGCGCCGAATTCTTTGCCAGCCGTCCCCCGCAAATCGGCAGTTACTGGTTCGCGCCGGCGGATGAGCGGGCGCCGGGTGGCGAGAGCTTCGTGGACCTGTTCGAGCGGGTCGGCGCAGCGATCGAGCGCATCAACGCCCAGCACCGCGGCTGCGACATCGTCGTCGCGTCCCATGGCGGCCCAATCAAGGCGGCGATCGCCCATGCGCTCGGACTGCCGGCCGCCGGCGGCTTCGCCTTCACCATCGACAACTGCTCGGTGACGCGCCTCGATCATCTGTCCGGCGATGCGCCGATCGGCTGGCGGGTGCCGATGATCAATCAGCAGCCGTGGATCGCCGATCCGTCCCATGCCGCCATGCACCAGCCGGCCGGGCCCGAGATCAAGCTCGGCTAAGGACATGGAAAAGAGAACTGCAGGAGAAACCATGACACTGTTCGACATGACCGGGAAGATCGCGGTCATCACCGGATCGACCCGCGGCATCGGCCGCGCCATCGCCGAACGCATGGTCGAGCATGGCGCCAAGGTGGTAATCTCGTCGCGCAAGCAGGACGTCTGTGATGCCGTCAGCGCCGAGATCAACGGCCGCTTCGGCAAGGGCAGCGCCGTCTCGCTGGCGGCCAACATCTCCAGCAAGGAGAACCTGCAGCACCTCGTCGACGAGACCAACCGGGTGTTGGGCCGCATCGACGTGCTGGTCTGCAACGCGGCCTCCAATCCCTATTACGGGCCGCTGGCCGGCATTTCCGACGAGCAGTTCCGCAAGATCCTCGACAACAACATCGTCGCCAACAATTGGCTGATCAGCATGGTGGTGCCGCAGATGATCGCGCGCAAGGACGGCTCGATCATCATCGTTTCCTCGATCGGCGGCCTGAAGGGGTCGACCATTCTCGGCGCTTATGCGATTTCCAAGGCTGCGGACATGCAGCTTGCGCGCAATCTCGCCTGCGAATACGGGCCGCATAATGTGCGGGTGAACTGCATCGCGCCCGGCCTGATCAAGACCGATTTCGCCAAGGCGCTGTGGGACAATCCGGACAATCTGAAAGCCTCGACCGCACGCACGCCGATGCAGCGCATCGGCATTCCCGACGAGATTGCCGGGGCGGCAGTGTTCCTCGGCTCTGCCGCCGGCAACTTCATGACCGGCCAGACCATGGTGATCGACGGCGGCGCGACGATCAGCTGACCGGACCGGCTTCTGGTCGAACGGATGCCGGCGCGGGGCCGGGCAGGAGGATGGGGTGGCGGAGGGAAAATGCGTGCTGGCGCCGACGCACATTCTGCTGTCGCCCGCGAAGGCGGGCGGTACGCCGCGCGGGCGAGAGCGGGCACGGCGACTGGCGCCGTGCGCATCTTCGGCGTTCCGGGATTTGCCTGCGCTCAACTGGCCGTCGTTATGACCGTGAGGCCGATCTAGTGTGGCGTCTCGCAATTGCCTACCACCTTTGCGGCAAGGCTCTCGTAGGCAATTGCGAGACATAAGCCACACTAGCACTTTGATTTTGCTAGTGTCCTTATGTCTCCGAATTACCGTGCGAGCATGAGGCAAATGGAGCGGTAATTCGGAGACAGGACACTAGACCAATGCCGCATAGACCAGACTGCGGATCTGCGAACGGAAATATTCGCGCTGGCCCGGCCCTTGCGACATGAACAGCGCGAACAGGTCTTCGGCCGGATCGATCCAGAAGAAGGTCCCGGCCATGCCGCTCCAGAAATACTGACCGACCGAGCCCGCATAGGGCGCCATGCCCTGATGGGTGCGGACGGCGAAGCCGAGGCCGAAGGAATGGCCTGGCGGAACAAGGTGGCTCTCGACCTTGACATGCGGGGCGAGGTGGTCCGCCGTCATGAATTGCAGGGTCTTGCGCGCGATGATCGAGATGCCCTCGAGCTCGCCGCCATTGAGCAGCATCTGGCAGAAGCGGGCATAATCCATCGCAGTGGAGACGAGGCCGCCGCCGCCGGACTCCATCACCGGCTTTTCCATCGGATCGAACAGCACGACGCGCTCGCCGGTCCAGGGATCGGTCGGGAACGCTTCGGCGATGCTCGGCCGCTCGCCCCCATCCACCGAGAAGCCGGTCGCGGTCATGCGCAGCGGCGCGAGAATGCGTTCGGTGAGGAAGGCGCCCAGCGATTGGCCGGAGATGACCTCGATGACGCGGCCGAGAATGTCGGTGGAGCGGCTGTAATTCCATTCGCTGCCCGGCTGGCACATCAGCGGCAGGGCGGCGATCATCCGGGCATGCTCGGCGTTGCTGATGTCGCGGCGGCGCACCTTGGCATCGCGATACATGCGCTGGACGAGGCCGTCGCCGGTGATCTCGTAGGACAGGCCGGAGGTGTGGCGCAACAGATCGTGGATCGTGATGGAGCGCTGGCGCGGCACCAGCGTCAGCTTGCCCTCCGCCTCGATGCCGACCTTCTGGTCGGCGAATTCCGGAATGAATTTCTCAATGGGATCGGCGAGCAGCAGCAGACCGTCCTCGAGCAGCATGGCGATGCCGAGGGAGACCAGCGGCTTGGTCATGGAGAAGATGCGGAAAAGGCTATCGCGGGTCATCGGTGCTGCAGTTGAGGGATCGGCCCGGCCGTCGAGCCGTCCCTGGGCTTCGAACCAGCCGATCTTGCCGCCGCGGGCGATCATGGTGACGACCCCGGGGGTGGTTCCCTTGTCGATTTCGCGCTGGAGCGCCGCCCGCATCCGCTGCAGCCGCGCTTGCGACAGGCCGAGTTCGCCGGGCGCGGCGAAAGGCAGGTGCGGGGTGGCGGTGTCTTGGGCGGGCTTCGTCGCGGCTTGCGGCGTCATGGGCGTCGTCACTCCCTGGAGAGTCTATGATGTTCTAGTGTTTTTCAGGCGCGGCGGCCGCGCCAGAACCGGCCAAAACCGGCGTCCGGACGTAGGTTTACGCCGATTTTGGCCCTTGAACAGGGGCGTTTTCCGCAGTAACCAGCCGCCCGTTCGATGCCGCGCAGCCGCGCCGGCCCCAGAGGGTGGACGAAGAATGGCCAAAGAGAAGTTTGAACGTACGAAGCCGCATTGCAACATCGGGACGATTGGTCACGTCGACCACGGCAAGACGTCGCTGACTGCGGCGATCACGAAGGTGCTTGCGGAGACGGGCGGCGCGACGTTCACGGCATACGACCAGATTGACAAGGCGCCGGAAGAGAAGGCGCGCGGCATCACGATCTCGACGGCGCATGTCGAGTACGAGACTGCGAACCGGCACTATGCCCACGTCGACTGCCCGGGGCACGCCGACTACGTCAAGAACATGATCACCGGCGCGGCGCAGATGGACGGCGCGATCCTGGTGGTGTCGGCGGCGGACGGCCCGATGCCGCAGACCCGCGAGCACATCCTGCTGGCGCGTCAGGTCGGCGTTCCGGCGATCGTGGTGTTCCTCAACAAGTGCGACATGGTCGACGATCCGGAGCTTCTGGAGCTGGTCGAGCTTGAGGTCCGCGAACTGCTGTCGAAGTATAACTTCCCGGGCGACAAGATCCCGATCATCAAGGGTTCGGCGTTGGCGGCGCTGGAGAACAAGGATCCGAAGCTCGGCCACGACGCGATCCTGGAACTGATGCGCAATGTTGACGAGTACATTCCGCAGCCGGAGCGTCCGATCGACCAGCCGTTCCTGATGCCGGTGGAAGACGTGTTCTCGATCTCGGGTCGCGGCACCGTGGTGACCGGCCGTGTCGAGCGCGGCGTGATCAAGGTCGGCGAGGAAATCGAGATCGTCGGCCTGAAGCCGACGCAGAAGACCACGGTGACCGGCGTCGAGATGTTCCGCAAGCTGCTCGACCAGGGCCAGGCCGGCGACAACATCGGCGCGCTGCTGCGCGGCACCAAGCGCGAGGAAGTGGAGCGCGGCCAAGTGCTGTGCAAGCCGGGTTCGGTGAAGCCGCACACCAAGTTCAAGGCCGAGGCCTATATCCTGACCAAGGAGGAGGGCGGCCGCCATACGCCGTTCTTCACCAACTACCGTCCGCAGTTCTACTTCCGCACCACCGACGTGACCGGTGTGGTGCACCTGCCGGAGGGCACCGAGATGGTGATGCCGGGCGACAACATCGCCATGGAAGTGCATCTGATCGTGCCGATCGCCATGGAAGAGAAGCTGCGCTTCGCCATCCGCGAGGGCGGCCGCACCGTCGGTGCCGGCGTCGTCGCCTCGATCATCGAGTAAGCGAGGCGACTACCCGACGCGCCAACGGGTTGTGAGTTGCGCAAGTGCGGTAAACCGCACTTGCGAGTGGCGTCGGCGTCATCATGGCGCCGTGTCGTCGCTTTGATCAGCGATCGACGCAAACCTCTGACGATCGGAAAGGCGCGGGCCAGCCCCGCGCCTTTTTTTGGTGCGCCCAGCATGGGCGCCCTCTTATGGGTGCAAGTCCCATCGTGAGTTGATCACAACGAGCGAAGCGAAGCGCAACCGCATGAGGGCGACCGAGTGTGGGGAGGAAGCGTGGAGCGAAGCTGCGGGCCGATGAATAAGAACCGGATAGAAGGCGTTGCCGACCAGGGCGAGCGGGCCAGTAATCGCGAAGCTCTCGTGATCAAGGGGAAGCGGCGTAGATCCGGCGGTCGTGCAGTGAAGGAGTGCGTTCTTACCTGGGGAGATCTCGCCTCATGCCCGAAAGGGCGACGGTGTCGAGCCGGAGCGAGAAGTCAGCCGAGGTCGTAGTAGCCGGTGGGAAGGCTGCGAAGCCGTCCCGCAGGCGAAGGGCCGAACGAGAGGGAGTGTTCGACGCCATGCCGATGTGGCGAGCATCGCATCAGATGCCTGCGCGAGCAGGGCGGTCCGGGGTAGGACGCGGTGAAGCCGCGTGTGGCTCGGGCAGTGATGAAGCTCGTCGCCCGCGGCATGAACCGAAGGGCACAGGGTCGGCGCTGCTTCTGGCGGCGCTGGCGAGAGAGAACCTGCAACAAGCGTGGAAGCGGGTGCGGGCCAACAAAGGCGTAGCCGGTGTGGACGGTCTGGACATTGACCAGACCGCCGCGCAGCTGCGTACGGCGTGGCCGGCGATCCGCGAGCAACTGTTGTCGGGGGCGTACCGGCCCAGTCCGGTGCGACGGGTGGCGATCCCCAAGCCCGAGGGCGGCGAGCGCGAGCTCGGCATCCCGACGGTGACGGATCGTCTGATCCAGCAGGCGCTGCTGCAAGTGCTGCAGCCCATTCTTGATCCGACCTTCAGCGAGCACAGCTACGGCTTCCGGCCGGGCCGAAGCGCGCATGGCGCCGTCTGCGCGGCGACAATGAAGGTGAGAACGCAGCGACAATCAGGATGAGAGAGCGCCGGCGGGGGCGGGACGAAGGGAGGGCGTAGCCCGACCGGAGGACCGCTCCCGCCGGCGGCGTCCGTCTCGGGCCCTCTGGCGGCCGGGTGTGGTTAGCGCAAGCTGTTGATTCGTCTCGACAACGAGGGGATCGACGCCTTGCCTGGCCGCCACATCACCGATCACCAGATGAGGCTATACATGAGTTACCGACCGACGTTATCGGCCGAGGCCGCGGCGGCCAAAGCCGGGTTTTCGACCGCGACTGCCTATCGGATCGAGGCCGATCCACGGCTGCCGTCGCAGAAAGAGGAGCCCAGGGGCCGGCGGCGGCCTGATCCGCTCGCGCCCTACTGGGAGGCCGAGATCGAGCCGATCCTGAAGGCCGCACCCGGGATCCGGGCGATCGGCGTGCTGGACGAGTTGCGCCGGCGGCATCCCGATCTCAATCCCAACATCCGACGGACGCTGGAGCGCCGCATCACTGCCTGGCGCGCGCTCAACGGTCCCGAGCGGGACGTCATCTTCCGCCAGGAGCACGAGCCCGGGCGACTCGGCCTGTCGGACTTCACCGATACCAGCGCGCTTCGCATCACCATCGCGGGTGCTGTGCTCGATCACCGGCTCTATCACTTCCGCCTGGCGTTCTCCGGCTTCGAGCATGCCCATGTCGTGCTCGGCGGCGAGAGCTTCGTCGCCCTCGCCGAGGGCCTGCAGAACGCGCTGTGGGCGCTCGGAGGCGTTCCCAAGGAGCATCGCAGCGACAGCCTGTCGGCGGCGTTCCGCAACCTGACGCGTGATGCGCGCGAGGACCTCACGCAGCGCTACACCGCGCTGATGAGCCATTACGGCATGGTGCCCACCCGCAACAATGCCGGCATCGCGCACGAGAACGGTTCGATCGAGAGCGCCCACGGCCATCTCAAGCAGGCGCTGGAGGATGCACTGCTGCTGCGGGGCTCGCGTGACTTCGCCGACCTCGATGCTTACCGTGCCTTCGTCGATGTGGTTGTCGGTCGACGCAACGCCAATCTCGTGAAGCGGATCGCGCTCGAGAAGGAGACGCTGGCGCCGCTGCCGAGAAGCCGCACCAGCGACTTCGAGGAGAAGGTGATCCCGGTGACGTCATCGGGCGGCTTCATCCTGCGCCGCGTGTTCTACACCGTGCCGTCGAAGCTGATCGGCCATCGTCTGCGCGTGCGCATCTTCGACGATCGCCTCGAATGCTTCCTCGGGACCACGCAGGTCGCAACGCTGAGACGTGGCCGGCCGGTGTCGGAGAACCGGGGCGGCCATGTCGTCGATTATCGGCACGTCATCCACGCCCTGCGACGCAAGCCGATGGCGCTCGCCAATCTCGTCTATCGCGACCAGCTGTTCCCGCGGGCCGCCTACAGACGAGCGTTCGAGATCTTGCGCGAGCGATACGATGATCGGCATGCCTGCAAGGTGACGGTCGAGCTTCTCGCCCTGGCCCACGAGCGGGCCTGCGAGGCCGAGCTCGCCGATACCATCGCCATCGATCTCGATGCCGGACGGCTGCCCGATCTCGCCGCGCTGCGCGTCCGCTTCCGGCCCGAGAAGGCGCCGATCCCGCACGTCGCCGTCGAGCTGGCTCCGCTCGCCGCCTACGACGAGCTGGCCTCCGTCGGCTTCGTGCCGGTGACCTCGAACACCGGAGATGCAGCATGACCGGAATGACGACATCGATCGATGCCGCCCGCGTCGAACTGCTGCTCACCGAGTTGCGCCTGCCCAGCGTTAAGGCGATCTGGCCGAAGCTCGCAGCGCAATCGGACAAGGAAGGCTGGCCCGCCGCACGCTTCCTCGCCGCGCTCGCCGAGCACGAGGTGGCCGACCGTGCCCGCCGCCGGATCGAGCGGCACATGGCCGAGGCACGCCTGCCCGCAGGCAAGACGCT encodes the following:
- a CDS encoding phosphotransferase family protein, with translation MGLGVRDDADFSGTKPVEERHRIDEASLDRWMAGHVEGYAGPLTVSQFKGGQSNPTYRLDTPQRAYVMRRKPFGKLLPSAHAVDREFRVIDALYKQGFPVAKAYALCMDEAVIGATFYIMSMEEGRVFWNPTLPNQAPEERRAIFTNKIETLARLHQYDPAAIGLADFGKPGNYFARQVERWTRQYRASETDLIPEMEKLIEWLPRTVPEQERVSVVHGDYRLDNMIFHPTEPRVIAVLDWELSTLGDPLADFTYLLMQWVMPGLDAVDLRSLNIPTMAEAEAIYCKATGRPGVANLDWYFAYNLFRLAGIVQGIAARIRDGTAANARAAESAARRIPLAQAAWTFARKAGAE
- a CDS encoding SDR family NAD(P)-dependent oxidoreductase; the encoded protein is MARLEGKSVIITGAGSGIGRAAALLFCKEGSRLIAVDRSEAVKDTVDQVRRSGGTAEAVVADAGSEADVAGFIDRAIAIYGRLDGIWANAGVSGGLKPLAEQTPEHWQEILRINLIGPFLAVKHASPHLVKQGHGAIVCTASVAGLKSGASGHPYAASKAGVISLVQTTAYSLSGTGVRINAVCPGLIETGMTKPIFESAKECGTESKIGQLNPLKRAGQPHEIAAMGLFLISDEASYVNGQAFPVDGGLTASMPYTGKPI
- a CDS encoding histidine phosphatase family protein, producing the protein MSGPLPRSTAGIPHPSAGVEITRWWWVRHAPVREDDGRIYGQKDLNCDCSDTAVFAAMARILPRDAVWYASHLRRTHQTAQAIWTAGLPPPEALHQERAFAEQDLGEWQGRNRAEFFASRPPQIGSYWFAPADERAPGGESFVDLFERVGAAIERINAQHRGCDIVVASHGGPIKAAIAHALGLPAAGGFAFTIDNCSVTRLDHLSGDAPIGWRVPMINQQPWIADPSHAAMHQPAGPEIKLG
- a CDS encoding SDR family NAD(P)-dependent oxidoreductase, which produces MTLFDMTGKIAVITGSTRGIGRAIAERMVEHGAKVVISSRKQDVCDAVSAEINGRFGKGSAVSLAANISSKENLQHLVDETNRVLGRIDVLVCNAASNPYYGPLAGISDEQFRKILDNNIVANNWLISMVVPQMIARKDGSIIIVSSIGGLKGSTILGAYAISKAADMQLARNLACEYGPHNVRVNCIAPGLIKTDFAKALWDNPDNLKASTARTPMQRIGIPDEIAGAAVFLGSAAGNFMTGQTMVIDGGATIS
- a CDS encoding serine hydrolase encodes the protein MTPQAATKPAQDTATPHLPFAAPGELGLSQARLQRMRAALQREIDKGTTPGVVTMIARGGKIGWFEAQGRLDGRADPSTAAPMTRDSLFRIFSMTKPLVSLGIAMLLEDGLLLLADPIEKFIPEFADQKVGIEAEGKLTLVPRQRSITIHDLLRHTSGLSYEITGDGLVQRMYRDAKVRRRDISNAEHARMIAALPLMCQPGSEWNYSRSTDILGRVIEVISGQSLGAFLTERILAPLRMTATGFSVDGGERPSIAEAFPTDPWTGERVVLFDPMEKPVMESGGGGLVSTAMDYARFCQMLLNGGELEGISIIARKTLQFMTADHLAPHVKVESHLVPPGHSFGLGFAVRTHQGMAPYAGSVGQYFWSGMAGTFFWIDPAEDLFALFMSQGPGQREYFRSQIRSLVYAALV
- the tuf gene encoding elongation factor Tu; the encoded protein is MAKEKFERTKPHCNIGTIGHVDHGKTSLTAAITKVLAETGGATFTAYDQIDKAPEEKARGITISTAHVEYETANRHYAHVDCPGHADYVKNMITGAAQMDGAILVVSAADGPMPQTREHILLARQVGVPAIVVFLNKCDMVDDPELLELVELEVRELLSKYNFPGDKIPIIKGSALAALENKDPKLGHDAILELMRNVDEYIPQPERPIDQPFLMPVEDVFSISGRGTVVTGRVERGVIKVGEEIEIVGLKPTQKTTVTGVEMFRKLLDQGQAGDNIGALLRGTKREEVERGQVLCKPGSVKPHTKFKAEAYILTKEEGGRHTPFFTNYRPQFYFRTTDVTGVVHLPEGTEMVMPGDNIAMEVHLIVPIAMEEKLRFAIREGGRTVGAGVVASIIE
- a CDS encoding reverse transcriptase domain-containing protein, which produces MFDAMPMWRASHQMPARAGRSGVGRGEAACGSGSDEARRPRHEPKGTGSALLLAALARENLQQAWKRVRANKGVAGVDGLDIDQTAAQLRTAWPAIREQLLSGAYRPSPVRRVAIPKPEGGERELGIPTVTDRLIQQALLQVLQPILDPTFSEHSYGFRPGRSAHGAVCAATMKVRTQRQSG
- the istA gene encoding IS21 family transposase — translated: MRLYMSYRPTLSAEAAAAKAGFSTATAYRIEADPRLPSQKEEPRGRRRPDPLAPYWEAEIEPILKAAPGIRAIGVLDELRRRHPDLNPNIRRTLERRITAWRALNGPERDVIFRQEHEPGRLGLSDFTDTSALRITIAGAVLDHRLYHFRLAFSGFEHAHVVLGGESFVALAEGLQNALWALGGVPKEHRSDSLSAAFRNLTRDAREDLTQRYTALMSHYGMVPTRNNAGIAHENGSIESAHGHLKQALEDALLLRGSRDFADLDAYRAFVDVVVGRRNANLVKRIALEKETLAPLPRSRTSDFEEKVIPVTSSGGFILRRVFYTVPSKLIGHRLRVRIFDDRLECFLGTTQVATLRRGRPVSENRGGHVVDYRHVIHALRRKPMALANLVYRDQLFPRAAYRRAFEILRERYDDRHACKVTVELLALAHERACEAELADTIAIDLDAGRLPDLAALRVRFRPEKAPIPHVAVELAPLAAYDELASVGFVPVTSNTGDAA